The genome window GAGCAGGCCACGCTCTACCTGTCGCGCCCGCTGGTGGCGCCGGGGCTGGCGCTGGTGGCGCTGCTGGTCGCGGCGCTGGCCGGGGCGGTGCTGTTCCATGGCAGCGCGCAGGGGCTGATGCTGCCGGTGGCGCTGACGCTGGGCACCTTTCTCGCCCTCAACATCGGCGCCAATGACGTGGCCAACAACATGGGCCCGCTGGTCGGCTCGCGGGTGCTGCCGATGGGGGCGGCGCTGCTGCTCGCGGCGGGCTGCGAGGTGCTGGGCGCGGTGCTGGCGGGGGGCGACGTGGCCGCCACCGTGGGCTCCGGGCTGGTGCGGGTGCCGCCCGGCGCCGCGGCGGAGGATTTCATCCTGGCGATGATCGCGGCCCTGGCGGCGGCGGCGCTCTGGCTCAACATTGCCACGCTGCTGGGCGCGCCGGTTTCGACCACCCATTGCGTGGTCGGCGCCGTGGCGGGAAGCGGGGCGCTCTTCGCCGGCCTCGGCGCGGTGAACTGGGGCGCGCTGAGCATGGTGGCCGCCGGGTGGCTCGCCTCGCCGCTGCTGAGCGGCGCGGTGGCCGCGGGCATGCTGCTCTTCGTGAACACGGTGATCCTGGAGCGCGAGGAGAAGATCGCCGCCGCCCGCCTCTGGGTGCCGGTGATGACGGGCGTGACGATCGGCTGTTTCGCCAGTTACGCCGAGGTGAAGGGCATCGGCCCCGTCACCGATTCCACGCCGCTGGCCGCGGGGGCGACCGGTCTGGCCTTCGGCGTGGCCGGAGCGCTGCTCACCTGGCCGGTGATCGCGCGGCGCGCGCGCGGGCTGGAGAATCGCAACCGCGACCTGCGGCACCTCTTCGCCCTGCCGCTGGTGCTGTCGGCGGCGCTGCTGTCCTTCGCGCATGGTGCGAACGACGTGGCCAATGTCGTCGGGCCGCTGGCCGCGATCATCGGCGCCGGCGGGCCGGCCGGGCCGGGCGCGATTGCCGGCCTGCCCGGATGGGCGATGGCGGCGGGCGCGGGGGGCATCTCGTTGGGCATGCTGCTGTTCGGCCCGCGGCTGGTGCGGCTGGTCGGGCACGAGATCACCCGGCTGAACCCGGCGCGCAGCTTCTGCGTGCTGCTGGCCTCGGCGCTCATCGTTCTGGCGGCCTCCTCCGTGGGGCTGCCCGTCAGCTCCACCCACACTGCGATCGGGGCGCTGTTCGGCGTGGGCTTCAGCCGCGAATGGTCGCTGGCGCGCGGCCGCAGGCACAGCCGCAAACCCTCCGGCAAGGGCGACGCCGAGGAGCCCAATGTCGAGGAACTCTCCAACCGCCGGCTGGTGCGCCGCTCGCATGTGGTCACCATCCTGGCCGCCTGGGCGGTCACCGTGCCGGCCTCCGCCATCCTCTCGGCGTTCATCTACCTGTTCCTGCACACTTTCATCCGCTGAAGTGTCCGACGCACGCGCCGGCTCCGGCCCGGGGCCGGGGGCGCGGAGCAAGGCTCTCCCGCACGCTCCGGCGCCGCCCGGACCTGGCGGCACCGGTCGGACGGGAGGCGCAGTCGGGCCCCGGGGCGGGTGCGTGAGCGGGGTCACACAGGCGTGCGCAGCCGCGCTTGCACAGCAAACGGAAAGGTTTTACACAGCACCCTGTGGCGATTTGGATGACCGGATTGCGGGCCACGTTAAACATGCCGCTAAAGAGGTCGAGGCGCTTCAGCCCCGATCCGACGGTCGGGGCTTTTGACTATGAAAGGCCGGGCGCCGCCCGGTAACAGCGCGATGAGCAACAGCTGGACAACCCGCACGAACCTCGTACATGCCGGCACCCGCCGCAGCCAGTACGGGGAAACCTCCGAGGCGATCTTCCTCACCCAGGGCTATGTCTACCCGGACGGGGAGACGGCGGAGGCCCGCTTCAAGGGCGAGATCGAGGAAGAGGGCTTCATCTATTCGCGCTATGCCAACCCCACGGTGCGGATGTTCGAGGAGCGGGTGGCGGCGCTGGAGGGCGCGGAGGATTGCTTCGCCACCGCCACCGGCATGGCCGCGGTCAACGGCGCGCTGTTCTGTCAGCTCAAGGCGGGCGATCACATCGTCTCGGCCAGGGCGCTGTTCGGCTCCTGCCTTTACATCGTGGAAACCCTGCTGCCGCGCTTCGGCGTGGAGGTGACCCTGGTCGACGGCACCGATATCGAGGCCTGGCGCGCCGCGGTGCGCCCGGACACCAAGCTGGTGTTCTTCGAGGCGCTCTCCAACCCCACGCTGGAGGTGATCGACATTCCGGCGGTGGCGGAAGTCGCCCATGCCGTTGGCGCGCGGGTGGTGGTCGACAACGTCTTCGCCACGCCGATCTTCCAGCGCTCGCTGGAGCTGGGCGCGGACGTGGTGGTCTATTCCGCCACCAAGCACATCGACGGGCAGGGGCGCTGCCTCGGCGGCGTGGTGCTGGGCAGCACGAAATTCGTCCGCGAGGAGCTGGAGACCTATCTCAAGCACACCGGCGCCTCCCTCAGCCCGTTCAACGCCTGGGTGATGCTCAAGGGGCTGGAGACGCTGGACCTGCGCTGCCGCGCGCAGGCCGCCGGCGCCGCCCATCTGGCGGAGACGCTCGCCGCCCATCCCGCCGTGGCGAAGGTGCTCTATCCCGGCCGCGCCGACCACCCGCAGACCGCCGTCGCCGCCCGGCAGATGACGGCGGGGGGCACCATGCTCTCCTTCGACCTCAAGGGCGGCAAGGAAGCGGCCTTCCGCTTCCTCAAGGCGCTGGAGCTGGTGCTGATCTCCAACAACCTGGGCGATGCGAAGAGCCTCATCACCCATCCCGCCACCACCACCCACCAGCGGCTGAGCGAGGAGCTGCGCGCCGAGCTGGGCATCACGCCGGGCCTGCTGCGGCTCTCCGTCGGCATCGAGGCGCCCGAGGACCTGGCCGCCGACATCACCCGCGCCCTGGACGCCGCGGCCGGCTGACGGAACCGGTCGGAACGGGGCCGTGCACCGGGGCGCGCGCCCCGCATGGGGCCTCGCCAGCGTGCCCGACCCAGCCGTGTTCACCCCTTCGTGGCCTGGCCCCGGCATCGGGCAGGGTGCCTCCGCGCTCCGGCAGGGTCCGCAAGGCTTCGGCTTCGGTGGAGAGCGCTTCGGCTGCGCGCGTGTCGCGGGGTGTGGGAAAGCGCACTGGCAGGGCCGGGCCGGGGGCGCACCCTGCGGCTGCAAACCGGGCTCTATTACGCGCACGTGTCCCGCGCATTTCCTGCGCGCGGGGCGCGATTTGGGGGGGTGTCCGGGAAGTTGCGATCTGCTAACTCTGTTTGGCTACCTGTCGTTGATCTGTTTCGGCGGGTGATCCGGACACGGTGAGCCCGCGTATTTATTTGGGTGCTGTCCGGTCGGCAGCAGGCCCGAGGGGATTGAAATATGAACGTACAAAACACCGGGATCGACCCGGAAGAGGAGGGGCCGGTGCAGCAGCGACCGACTCGCGAGGAAGCCGAGGCAGCCGTTCGCCTTCTGTTGCGGTGGGCGGGCGATGACCCGACCCGCGAGGGCCTTCTGGACACGCCGGGCCGCGTTGCGCGCGCCTATGAACAGTGGTTCCGGGGCTACAGCGAAGATCCGGCCCTGATGCTCCAGCGCACCTTCGAGGAAGTCGAAGGCTATGACGAGATGGTCGTGCTGCGCGACATCCGCTTCGAAAGCTACTGCGAGCACCACATGGCGCCGATCATCGGCAAGGCCCATGTGGGCTACATTCCCACGGACCGCGTGGTGGGCATCTCCAAGCTCGCGCGCGTGGTCGACGCCTTCTCCAAGCGCCTGCAGGTGCAGGAAAAGATGACCGCGCAGATCGCCACCACCCTCTACGAGGTGCTGCGCCCGATCGGCGTGGCCGTGGTCGTGGAGGGCGAGCACCACTGCATGTCCACCCGCGGTGTGCACAAGCCGGGCGTGTCCATGGTCACCTCCACCATGCTCGGCATCTTCCGCGAGGACGATCGCACCCGGAAGGAGTTCCTCAGCATCATCGGCAACCCGACGAACCGGCTGAGCTGAACCGGACGGGGCGGCCCGACCGGTGCCGCCCCGTCTCCCCACCCGCAGGCCCCCCGCGACGCATCATGGCGTCCGCAGGCCGGTCCCGCCACGGCGCGCCACCGCCCGCCACCGCCGCTGCCGCCGCTGCCGCCACTGTCGCGCGCGCAGGCACATCCCCTCCATCCGTTCGCAGCCGCAGCCCCCGGGCCAGCGTGCCCTTGTTCCCGGCGCGCCGTCAGGGGGCCGGAACGGGCGCGCCCTTCGCGCTGGCTCAGCAGGCCTGCCCGTGCCCGTGCTCTGCCCGGGCCCGCCGGCACGTGGCCGGCGCGGCGCGCTGCACGGGATGGCGCGCGTCCGATGCAGGGCCGGCCGGCGGATGCACGACGTCCATGCACTTCGGCCGCCGGGACGGGGGCTCCAACTGCCCGCCGGAGGGCATTGCCGCCGGCCGTCGCGGCGCGGCGGAGACGCACCGGGGCAGGGTGCGGGTGCGCCGATGATCGGGCCGGGGGTTCCCCGGCCACGGCGCGGGGAGGGACGGGAGATCCGGCCGCCGCAAGGCCTTGCGTGCCCGGTGCGGGAGCGGGCTGCAAAAGGCGACGTGCCGCCCCTTACCTCCGGGGAGCAGGACCCTGCGGCCCGCGCGCGGGGGCGGGCCGCGACCCTGCGGCGCGCCCCGGCTGCTTGACAGGCCGTCCGGCGCCCTCCAAGGCTTCCGCATGATCGACCCGCGCCCCGTTCTCTTCGTCATCGGAATCCTGATCGCGGGCCTCGGGGCCGCGATGCTGCTGCCGATGGCCGCCGACCTCACGCAGGGCAACGACAACTGGGCCGCCTTCGCGATCTGCGGGTTCCTCACCATGGTGTCGGGCGCGGGGATGGTGCTGGGGTGCCGCGAGGCCCGGCGCCCGGGGCTGAGCATCCAGCAGACCTTCCTGCTCACCACCCTCACATGGGTGATCCTGCCGGTCTTCGCCGGCCTGCCGCTGATGGCCGGGGCGCCGGGCGCCAGCTTCACCGATGCCTATTTCGAGGCGGTCTCCGGCCTCACCACCACCGGCTCCACGGTGCTCGTCGGGCTGGAGGCGCTGCCGGCCGGGGCGCAGCTGTGGCGCGGGCTGCTGCAATGGATGGGCGGCATCGGGATCATCGTGGTCGCCATCGCCTTCCTGCCCTCCATGAAGGTGGGCGGCATGCAGTATTTCCGCTCCGAGGGGTTCGACACCATGGGCAAGATCCTGCCGCGCGCGGCGGAGATCGCCGGCTCGGTGTTCTGGGTCTACCTGCTGTTCACCTTCGTGTGCATGATCGCCTACGAGGCGGTGGGCATGAGCTTCTTCGACGCCATCGTGCATGCGATGACCACCATCTCCACCGGCGGTTTCGCCAATTACGACGCCTCCTTCGGCGTGTTCCAGGGCCGGCCGGAATACGTGGCCTCGGTGTTCATGCTGCTGGCGAGCCTGCCCTTCGTGCGCTACGTCCAGATCGTCGCGGGCACGGCCCGGCCGCTGATGCGCGACCCCCAGGTGCGCGCCTTCCTCGGCATCGTGGTCGCGCTGGTGGGGGTGGTGACGGCCTACCGCATGATCAGCCTCGGCGACGCGCCGGAGCCCGCCTTCCGCGAGGCGCTGTTCAACATCACCTCGATCATCTCCGGCACGGGTTTCGCCTCCGTGGACTACATGCAATGGGGCACCTTCCCGGTGGCGCTGTTCTTCTTCATCGGGCTGCTGGGCGGCTGCACGGGCTCGACCTGCTGCTCGATCAAGATCTTCCGCTTCCAGATCGCGCTCTCCGCGGTGCGCAGCCAGATCCGGATGATCCACTCGCCGCACGGCGTGTTCGTGCCGCGCTATGACGGGCGGCCGGTGCCGCGCGACGTGATCGATTCCGTGATGGCCTTCTTCGTGCTGTTCGGCTTCACGCTGGCGGCGCTCGCGGTGGTGCTGGGGCTGCTGGGGCTCAACACGATCACCGCCGTCTCCGGCGCCGCGACGGCGCTGGCGAACGTGGGCCCGGGGCTGGGCACCGTGATCGGGCCGGCGGGCAATTTCGCCACGCTGGATGCGCCGGTGAAATGGGTGCTCGCGGCGGCGATGCTGATCGGGCGGCTGGAGATCTTCGCCGTCTACGTGCTGTTCACCGCGCGGTTCTGGCGCGACTGAGCAATTGACCCTCCCATGCCGCGCGCCTATGGTCCGCGCGCCCGAGACAGGCCCGAGACACCGGGGGGCAGGAGGCCCGAACATGACCATGACCGCACCGCGTTCCTTCCAGGAAATCATCCTGCGACTGCAGACCTACTGGGCCGGCAAGGGCTGCGCCATGCTGCAGCCCTATGACATGGAGGTGGGGGCGGGCACCTTCCACCCGGCCACCACCCTGCGCGCACTCGGCTCGAAGGCCTGGGCGGCCGCCTATGTTCAGCCCTCCCGCCGCCCCACGGACGGGCGCTACGGCGAGAACCCCAACCGCCTGCAGCACTACTACCAGTACCAGGTGCTGATTAAACCGAGCCCGCCGGACCTGCAGGCCCTCTACCTCGGCAGCCTCGAGGCCATCGGCATCGACATGGCCCTGCATGACATCCGCTTCGTGGAGGACGACTGGGAGAGCCCGACGCTGGGCGCCTGGGGCCTCGGCTGGGAAGTGTGGTGCGACGGCATGGAGGTCTCGCAGTTCACCTATTTCCAGCAGGTGGGCGGGCATGACTGCAAGCCGGTCTCCGGTGAGCTCACCTACGGGCTGGAGCGCCTCGCGATGTACGTGCTGGGCATCGACCACGTTATGGACATGCCCTTCAACGACCCCGCCGCGCCCATCCCGCTCAGCTACGGCGACGTCTACCGCCAGACCGAGCAGGAATACAGCCGCTGGAACTTCGACCAGGCCGACACCGACAGCCTGCTGAAGCATTTCGAGGATGCTGAGGCGGAGTGTCGCCGCACCCTGGAGGCCCCGGCCGAGGACCCCAAGACCGGCAAGCGCATCGTGATGGCCCACCCGGCCTACGACCAGTGCATCAAGGCGAGCCACCTGTTCAACCTGCTCGACGCGCGGGGGGTGATCTCGGTGACCGAGCGCCAGGCCTATATCGGCCGGGTGCGCGCGCTCGCCAAGCTCTGCGCCGATGCCTTCGTGACCACGGAGGCCGGCGGCTGGAGCGGGGAGGCCGCGTGACCCGCGCATGAGCGACCTCGGCTTCATCCCCTGGCTCCTGCTCTACATCGTCCTGCCGCTGGCGGTGATCGTGCTCGGCGTCGTGGCACTGATCTCCCTCACCGAGCGGCGGCGGGCAGGGCGTCCGGACCGGCGCTCGGCCACGCTCAGCGGCCGCACGCTGGGCATCGGCCTGTTCGGCTTCGCGCTGGTGTTCGGCATCGCGCTGTGGTGGAACCAGACCCATGCCTGGTACGACAGGGTGGAGGGGCTGGGGCAGGTGACGGTTGCGGGGCGGGAGATTCCGGTCTCCGGCTACACCGGCCTCGACGGCAACAGCCCGCTGAAGCTGCGCGCCTGCTTCACGCTGGACCCCGCGGATGTCGCGGACGTGCCGCTGGCCGGCGACGCCACGCCGCTGGGCACGCCGGACTGGTTCGATTGCTACGACCAGGCCGCGCTCACCGACGACCTCGCCGCCGGCCGCGCCACCGCCTACCTTGCCGGCAGCAACGAGCCGCAGGATTTCGAACGCATCATCGCCGTCTATCCCGACGGCCGCGCCTATCTCTGGCGCCAGCTCAACGAAAAGTACCGGGACTGACCCCATGGCTGACCTTCTGATCGAGCTCTTCTCCGAGGAAATTCCCGCGCGCATGCAGGCGGGCGCCGTGGCGGACCTGCGCAAGCTGGTGACCGACGGTCTCGTGGAGGCCGGCCTCACCTATGCCTCCGCCGCCGGCTTCGCCACGCCGCGCCGCCTCACCCTGGCCCTCCAGGACCTGCCGGCGATGACCCGCGCCACCCGGGAGGAGCGCAAGGGCCCGCGCACCGATGCGCCCGAGAAGGCGCTGGAAGGCTTCCTGCGCTCCACCGGCCTGACGAAGGACCAGCTTGTCGCGCGCGATGACAAGAAGGGCCAGGTGTGGTTCGCCGTCATCGACCGCCCCGGCCGCCCGGCCGAGGAGGTGATCGCCGAGGTTCTGGAAGCGGCCATCCGCACCTTCCCCTGGCCGAAATCCATGCGCTGGGGCGCCGGCACGCTGCGCTGGGTGCGCCCGCTGCACTCCATCCTGTGCATCCTGTCGGACGAGGCCGGCGCCCGCGTGGTGCCGCTGGAGGTGGACGGCATCCGGGCCGGCGCCACCACCGAAGGCCACCGCTTCATGGCGCCGGGCCGCTTTTCCGTAACCTCCTTCGAGGATTACGAGGCGAAGCTCACCCGCGCCAGGGTGATGCTGAACCCGGAGGACCGCGCCGAGCACATCTGGGCTGACGCCTCCGCCCAGGCCTTCGCGCAGGGGCTGGAGCTGGTGGAGGACAAGGCGCTGCTGGCGGAGGTCTCCGGCCTCGTCGAGTTCCCGGTGGTGCTGATGGGCGAGATCCGCGAGGCCTTCCTCGGCCTGCCGCCCGAAGTGCTGCAGACCTCGATGCGCGAGCACCAGAAGTTCTTCTCGGTGAGGAACCCGAAGACCGGCCGCATCGAGAAATACGTGACGGTGGCGAACCGCGAGACCGCCGACAATGGCGCCACCATCCTGCACGGCAACGGCAAGGTGCTGGCCGCCCGCCTCTCCGACGCGAAGTTCTTCTGGGAGAACGACCTGCGCACCGTGGAGCGCCAGGGGCTGGAGGCGATGGCCGCGCCGCTGTTCAACGTGACCTTCCACAACCGGCTGGGCAGCCAGGGTGCGCGGGTGGAGCGGCTCGCCATCCTCGCGCGCACCATCGCCCCGCTGGTGGGCGCGGACCCGGACCGGGCGGCGCAGGCCGCGAAGGTGGCCAAGGCCGATCTCTGCTCGGAAATGGTCTATGAATTCCCGGAACTGCAGGGGCTCATGGGCAGCTACTACGCCCGCCACGCCGGGCTGGCGGAGGATGTCGCCGCCGCCGCGCAGGAGCATTACTCGCCGCTCGGGCCGTCCGACGCCGTGCCGAAGGCGCCGGTGTCCGTGGCCGTGGCGCTGGCGGACAAGATCGACACCCTGGCCGGATTCTGGGCCATCGACGAGAAGCCCACCGGCTCGAAGGACCCCTACGCCCTGCGCCGCGCGGCGCTTGGTGTGATCCGGCTCATCCTCGACAACGGCGTCTCCGTGCCGCTGGGAGAGCTGGTGAATGCCGCGCGGGACGCCTATGTCGCCGTCTACCAGCGCATCGGCCGCCCGAGGCTCATCGAGCAGATCCAGTCCGACCTGCTGGGCGCGGCCGATCTCTCCCGCCTGCTGGGCGAGGGCGAGGACCGCGAGCAGTTCGAGGCGCTGGAGGCCACCCAGGAACAGGCCGAGTTCATCGCCGACCGGCAGATGGGCCTGCACAATTTCAAGCAGGAGGCGCGCTTCGAGGCGATGCGCGCCAGCCTGCTGGCCTTCTTCGCCGACCGGCTGAAGGTGCACCTGCGCGGCGAGGGCGTGCGCCATGACATCCTGGACGCCTGCTTCGCGCTTGGCGGGCAGGACGACCTCGTCACCCTCATCAAGCGCGTCAAGGCCTTGCAGGCCGGGCTTGAGACGGAGGAGGGCGCGAACCTGCTCGCCGGCTACAAGCGCGCCAACAACATCCTCACCGCCGAGGAGAAGAAGGACGGGGTGGAGTATTCGCTCGACCCGAACCCGAAATTCGCCGAGAGCGCCGAGGAGAAGGCGCTCTTCGCCGCCCTCGACAGCGCCGAGCCGGAGATCGCCCGCGCCCTGCAGGCGCAGGATTTCGCCGCCGCGATGACCGCGCTCGCCACGCTGCGCGCGCCGATCGATGCGTTCTTCGACAAGGTGGTGGTGAATTCGGACAACCAGATCGTGCGGCGCAACCGGCTGTGCCTGCTGCACCGGGTGCGCAAGGTGACGGAACAGGTGGCGGTGCTCTCGGCCATCGAGGGCTGAGGGCCGGGATCGGTGGACGGGCCCGACCAAGGTCGGGTCCGCGTCACACGGGCCTTCACGCGGGCAGTTTTCCCCATTATGCTGCACTGCAATGAAAACAAGCCCGGGACCGCCGGGATGGGGAGCCCACCGTGACCGAATCCGCTGACAGAACCCTGAACCTGCGTGATCCCGCCTCCTGCGACCCGGAGGTGAGCGGAGAGCGTGGCGCGCGGCTGGCGCGGATGGCACAGCTCGGGGTTCCGGTGCCCCGCGGCGTCGTGCTGCCCTTCGACCTCGTGGCCGACATGGGCCGCCATGGCGCGAACACGGTGCTGGAGCCGCATTTGAGCCGGGCGCTGGACAGTCTCGGGGCGGATACGCTGCTGGCCGTGCGCTCCAGCCCGCTGCAGCGGGACTGGGGCGGGCCGCAGGCCATCCTCAACATCGGCATCACCGACGCGAACTTGCCCGCGCTCGCCGCCCGGGTGGGGCAGCGCCAGGCGCTGGACCTCTACCGCCGGCTCATCCAGTCCTGGGGCGCGGGCGTGGCGGGGATCGACGCGGAAGACCTCGAGAACATCCTCTATGACCGGCTGAAGCTCGCCGGGGTGGAGAGCGAGGAGGCGCTCTCCGTGGGCGACCTCAAGGTGTTGCTGGACGATTACCGCGCCTTCTACCTGGAGGAGGTGGGCCAGCCCTTCCCGCAGGACCCGGCAACCCAGCTGAAGGCCGCGCTGGAAGCCGCCGCGAAGGGCTGGAACCGCCCCTCCGCCAAGCTGCTGCGCCAGGCCAAGGGCGCGCCCGCCGATGCCGGCCTCGCGCTGATCGCGCAGCGCATGGCGCTGGGGCTCTGCTCCGGGAATTCCGGAGCGGGGATCGCGCATTTCATCGAGGAGAAAACCGGCAGGCCCGGGCTGAACGGCCGCTATCTGGCGCAGGCCCAGGGGCTGGACGCGATGATGGGGCTGCGCACGCCGGTGCTGCTGTGCCGGGCGGAGCGCGAGGCGCTGGGGATCTCCGGGCAATCGCTGGAGGAGAGCTGTCCGCTCGCCACGGAAGCGCTGCAGATGGCCGGGCGGCTGGTGGCGCACGGGCTGGGCGACGTGTTCGACGTGCAGTTCACCATCGAGAGCGGCGTGCTGCATGTGCTGGACGCTGTGCCGGCCCGGCGCTCGGCCCGTGCGGCGGTGCGCGTGGTGGTGGACCTGGTCGAGCAAGGTGCCATCACCCGCGAGCAGGCGCTGCTGCGCATCGACCCGCGCTCGCTCAACGAGCACCTGCACCCGCAGATCGACCCCTCGCACCGGCGTGACCCGATCGGCCGCGGCCTGGCCGCGAGCCCGGGCGCCGCCTCGGGCCGCATCGTGTTCTCGCCGGAGGCGGCGATGAGCCTCGCCGCCCAGGAGGTGGAGACCATCCTTGTGCGGGTGGAGACCAGCCCGGAGGACATCCGCGGCATGCACGCGGCCTCCGGCCTGCTCACCGTGCGCGGCGGCATGACCAGCCACGCGGCGGTGATCGCGCGCGGGCTGGGCCTTCCCTGCGTGGTGGGCGTCACCGACATCCGGCTCGACATGAAGGCCGGCACCCTGCGCTGCGCGGACGGGCGAATGTTCCACGAGGGCGACATCATCACCGTGGACGGCTCACGCGGGGAGGCGCTGGCGGGGGCGGCGGAGATGATCCAGCCGGAAATCTCCGGCGCCTTCGGCACGCTGATGGGCTGGGCCGACGCCACCCGCCGCATGCGCGTGCGCGCCAACGCCGACACCCCGCAGGACGCCCGCACCGCCCGGGCCTTCGAGGTGGACGGCATCGGGCTGTGCCGCACCGAGCAGATGTTCTTCGACGAGGCCCGCATCAACGTGATGCGCGAGATGATCCTGGCCGAGACGGTGGAGGAGCGGCGCGGCGCGCTGGACCGCCTGCTGCCCATGCAGCGCGGCGATTTCGTGGAACTGTTCGAGATCATGGCCGGGCTGCAGGTGACCATCCGCCTGCTCGATCCGCCGCTGCACGAGTTCCTGCCGCACTCGCGCGACGAGATGCGCGAGCTGGCAGAGCAGATGGACCTGCCCGTGAGCCACATCATCCATCGTGCTGAACAGCTTCAGGAATTCAACCCGATGCTGGGGATGCGCGGCGTGCGCCTCGCCGTCACCATGCCCGAGATCTACGAGATGCAGGCCCGGGCGATCTTCGAGGCGGTGCTGGAGGTGAACTCCCGCGCCGAGGCGCCGGTGATCCCGGAAATCATGATCCCGCTGGTCTCCGCCGCGCGGGAGGTGGAGCTGGTGAAGGCGCGCATCGAGGCGGTGGCGCGCGACGTGGAGCGCGAGACCGGGGCGCGGCTGGAGTACCGGCTGGGCGTGATGGTGGAGACCCCGCGCGCCGCCCTGCGCGCCGGCGATCTGGCGCGCACCGCGAGCTTCATGAGCTTCGGCACCAACGACCTCACCCAGATGACCTACGGGCTGAGCCGCGACGACGCCGGCCGCTTCATGCGCGACTACGTGAACCAGGGCGTCTACCCGGAAGACCCGTTCCATGCGCTGGACCTGGAGGGCGTGGGCGAACTGCTGCTCATCGCCTCGCGGCGCGGACGCAAGGCGAACCCGGACGTGGTGCTGGGCATCTGCGGCGAACATGCGGGGGACCCGGCCTCGGTGCGCTTCTGCGAACTGCTCGGCTTCGACTACGTGTCCTGCTCGCCCTACCGCACGCCGATTGCCCGGCTGGCCGCGGCCCAGGCCGCCCTGCTGGTGAAGGCCGGCCGGTGACCTCGGCCGCGCTGGAAGCCCTGCGCGGCGCCGGCAAGGCGGGCCTGGCCCGGGCGCTGTCACGCATCGAGAGCGCGCCGGATGCGCCGGAAACCGTGGCCCTGCTGGACGCGGCCTTTGCCGCGCCGCGCGGGGTCACCCTCGGCTTCACCGGCCCGCCGGGGGTGGGCAAGTCCACCCTGGTGAACGCACTGGTACCGCGGGTGCGCGGGGCCGGGCACACGCTGGGGATCATCGCCGTCGATCCGTCCTCGCGCCGCTCCGGCGGGGCGCTGCTGGGGGACCGCACCCGGATGACCCATGACCCGGAGGACCAGGGCGTCTTCATGCGCTCCATGGCCGCGCGCGACCGGCTGGGCGGCGTGGCGGAGGTGACCTTTCCGGCCATGGTGCTGATGCGCGCGCTGTTCGACATCGTCATCGTGGAGACCGTGGGTGTCGGCCAGTCCGAGACGGAAATATCGGAACTCGCGGACCTTACGATCCTGTGTTCCCAGCCCGGCGCGGGGGACGCGCTGCAGTTCATGAAGGCCGGGATCAT of Paroceanicella profunda contains these proteins:
- the glyS gene encoding glycine--tRNA ligase subunit beta, with amino-acid sequence MADLLIELFSEEIPARMQAGAVADLRKLVTDGLVEAGLTYASAAGFATPRRLTLALQDLPAMTRATREERKGPRTDAPEKALEGFLRSTGLTKDQLVARDDKKGQVWFAVIDRPGRPAEEVIAEVLEAAIRTFPWPKSMRWGAGTLRWVRPLHSILCILSDEAGARVVPLEVDGIRAGATTEGHRFMAPGRFSVTSFEDYEAKLTRARVMLNPEDRAEHIWADASAQAFAQGLELVEDKALLAEVSGLVEFPVVLMGEIREAFLGLPPEVLQTSMREHQKFFSVRNPKTGRIEKYVTVANRETADNGATILHGNGKVLAARLSDAKFFWENDLRTVERQGLEAMAAPLFNVTFHNRLGSQGARVERLAILARTIAPLVGADPDRAAQAAKVAKADLCSEMVYEFPELQGLMGSYYARHAGLAEDVAAAAQEHYSPLGPSDAVPKAPVSVAVALADKIDTLAGFWAIDEKPTGSKDPYALRRAALGVIRLILDNGVSVPLGELVNAARDAYVAVYQRIGRPRLIEQIQSDLLGAADLSRLLGEGEDREQFEALEATQEQAEFIADRQMGLHNFKQEARFEAMRASLLAFFADRLKVHLRGEGVRHDILDACFALGGQDDLVTLIKRVKALQAGLETEEGANLLAGYKRANNILTAEEKKDGVEYSLDPNPKFAESAEEKALFAALDSAEPEIARALQAQDFAAAMTALATLRAPIDAFFDKVVVNSDNQIVRRNRLCLLHRVRKVTEQVAVLSAIEG
- the ppdK gene encoding pyruvate, phosphate dikinase; this translates as MTESADRTLNLRDPASCDPEVSGERGARLARMAQLGVPVPRGVVLPFDLVADMGRHGANTVLEPHLSRALDSLGADTLLAVRSSPLQRDWGGPQAILNIGITDANLPALAARVGQRQALDLYRRLIQSWGAGVAGIDAEDLENILYDRLKLAGVESEEALSVGDLKVLLDDYRAFYLEEVGQPFPQDPATQLKAALEAAAKGWNRPSAKLLRQAKGAPADAGLALIAQRMALGLCSGNSGAGIAHFIEEKTGRPGLNGRYLAQAQGLDAMMGLRTPVLLCRAEREALGISGQSLEESCPLATEALQMAGRLVAHGLGDVFDVQFTIESGVLHVLDAVPARRSARAAVRVVVDLVEQGAITREQALLRIDPRSLNEHLHPQIDPSHRRDPIGRGLAASPGAASGRIVFSPEAAMSLAAQEVETILVRVETSPEDIRGMHAASGLLTVRGGMTSHAAVIARGLGLPCVVGVTDIRLDMKAGTLRCADGRMFHEGDIITVDGSRGEALAGAAEMIQPEISGAFGTLMGWADATRRMRVRANADTPQDARTARAFEVDGIGLCRTEQMFFDEARINVMREMILAETVEERRGALDRLLPMQRGDFVELFEIMAGLQVTIRLLDPPLHEFLPHSRDEMRELAEQMDLPVSHIIHRAEQLQEFNPMLGMRGVRLAVTMPEIYEMQARAIFEAVLEVNSRAEAPVIPEIMIPLVSAAREVELVKARIEAVARDVERETGARLEYRLGVMVETPRAALRAGDLARTASFMSFGTNDLTQMTYGLSRDDAGRFMRDYVNQGVYPEDPFHALDLEGVGELLLIASRRGRKANPDVVLGICGEHAGDPASVRFCELLGFDYVSCSPYRTPIARLAAAQAALLVKAGR
- a CDS encoding ArgK/MeaB family GTPase; amino-acid sequence: MTSAALEALRGAGKAGLARALSRIESAPDAPETVALLDAAFAAPRGVTLGFTGPPGVGKSTLVNALVPRVRGAGHTLGIIAVDPSSRRSGGALLGDRTRMTHDPEDQGVFMRSMAARDRLGGVAEVTFPAMVLMRALFDIVIVETVGVGQSETEISELADLTILCSQPGAGDALQFMKAGIMETPDLVLVTKGDTGAPARRTASDLAGALSLAARQTGIPAPGVVIVSANDGSGLDRVLGTVLELAPGVNDGRREQAANMWLRSQIRTDWGRFGLELLGQDLRCPKMAPFSARSGLSARLWTRLQPSR